Genomic segment of Veillonella parvula DSM 2008:
GGCGTATTGAATGTTAAACTTGCTAAAGATTTGACAGGCTTGAACAGCGTAACAACTGGTGCTACAACTATTAACAACAATGGTTTGACAATCGGTGGCAACACATTTGTTACAAGTAATGGCTTCAATGCTAACGATACTCAAATCACAAACGTGAAAGCTGGTACTGAGGATAACCATGCAGTTAACCTTAAACAGTTGAAAGAAGTATCCAACAACGCAGCGGCAGCTAAAACTGTTGTAAAAGCAGGCAAAAACATCAATGTAACTGATTCTGAAGATCCACTTACTAAAGCTAAGACTTATACAGTTGGCTTACAAGACACAGTAACATTGGGTTCCGGCAATACAGCTGTTAATATCGACGGTACAAAAGGTATTGTGAAAGCCGGCGAAGGCAATAATGCTGTAACTATCAACGGTACAAACAGCACAATTAATGCTGGTAACGTATCGATTAACGGTGCAACAGGCAATATCAATTCCGGTAAAGTTCTTGTTAACGGTGCTAAAGGTACTGTAAATAACTTAACAAATATCACTTGGGATGCTGACCATATCACAAGCGGCCAAGCTGCAACAGAAGACCAATTGAAAGTTGTTGATAAGAAAATCACTGACAACGGTAGCAACTTGACTAAGAAGGGCTTGAACTTCAAAGGCGATGACGCTACAAGTATTCATAAAGATCTTGGCGAAACATTGGATATCAACGGTGGCATTTCTGATGCATCTAAATTGTCCAACAATAACATCGGTGTAGTATCTGAAAACGGCAAGTTGAACGTTAAACTCGCTAAAGAGTTGACTGGCTTAACAAGTGTAACAACTGGCGCTACAACAATTAATAACGAAGGTTTAACAATTGGTGGTAAGAAATTCGTTACAGCTAACGGTTTTGATGCTAACAATACACAAATCAAAAACGTAAAAGCTGGTACTGACGGTAATGATGCAGTTAACTTGAATCAATTGAATGAAGTTAAAAATGCATCCAACACTACAGTAGAAGGTAGCGAAAACATCAATGTTAACTCCACAGTAGATCCTAATACACAAGCTAAAACTTACAAAGTAGCGTTGAAAGACAATGTAACTTTAGGTTCTGGCAATAATGCAATCAACATCAACGGTACTACAGGTATCATAAAAGCTGGTGACGGTGCTAATGCTGTGACTATCAATGGTACAAACGGCACTATCAACTCCGGTAAAGTGACTGTCAACGGTGCTACTGGTACTGTAAACAACTTGACAAACATTTCTTGGGATCCTGCACATATCACAAGCGGTCAAGCTGCAACAGAAGACCAATTGAAAGTTGTCGATAAGAAAATCACTGACAACAGCACTGACTTGACAAAGAAAGGCTTGAACTTCCAAGCTGATTCTGGCGAATTAATTCATAAAGATCTTGGTCAAACATTAGATGTTGTAGGTGGCATTACTGAGAAATCTAAATTGTCCGACAACAACATCGGTGTAGTATCCGAAAATGGTAAGTTGAATGTTAAACTTGCAAAAGATTTAACAGGCTTGAACAGTGTAACAACAGGTCAAACAACTATCAATAATGATGGCTTGACAATCAATAACAAACAATTCGTTACAGCAAATGGCTTCAATGCTAACAATACGCAAATCAAAAACGTAACAGCTGGCGTAGAAGATAATGATGCTGTTAACGTTAAACAATTGAACGATGTAAAAGCTGCATCTAATACAAAAGTAGAAGGTAGCAAAAACATCAATGTTGATGAAACTGTAGATAATGTAACAAAAGCTAAAACTTACACAGTTGCATTGAAAGACACTGTAACATTAGGTTCCGGTAATAATGCAGTCAACATCGACGGTACAAAAGGTATTGTAAAAGCTGGTGACGGCGCTAACGCAGTAACTATCAACGGCGTAAACAGCACAATCAATGCTGGTAAAGTTGCAATTGATGGTGCAATTGGTAATATCACTTCCGGTAAAGTTCTAGTTAACGGTGCAAACGGTACTGTAAACAACTTGACTAACAGAACTTGGGATCCTAATAACATCACTAACGGTCAAGCTGCAACAGAAGATCAATTGAAATCTGTAGATCAAAAAGTTACAGACAACAGTAAGAAAGGCTTGAACTTCCAAGCTGACTCTGGTGAATTAATTCATAAAGACCTTGGTCAAACATTGGATGTTGTAGGTGGCGTTTCTGATAAAGCTAAATTGTCTGACAACAATATCGGTGTTGTATCCGAAAACGGTAAGTTGAATGTTAAACTTGCAAAAGACTTAACAGGTTTGAACAGCGTAACAACTGGTCAAACAACTATCAACAACGATGGCTTGACAATCAACAACAAACAATTCGTTACAGATAATGGCTTCAACGCTAACAATACGCAAATTAAAAACGTAACTGCTGGCGTGGAAGATAATGATGCTGTAAATGTTAAACAATTGAACGATGTAAAAGCTGCATCTAATACAAAAGTAAAAGGTAGTAAAAACATCGACGTTGATGAAGCTGTAGATCCAACTACAAAAGCTAAAACTTACACAGTTGCATTGAAAGACACTGTAACATTAGGTTCCGGTAACACAGCTGTTAACATCGACGGTACAACTGGTATCGTAAAAGCTGGTAACGGTGCGAATGCAGTAACTATCAATGGTGTAACAGGCAACATTAATGCAGGTAAAGTTCTAGTTAACGGTGCAAACGGTACTGTAAACAACTTGACTAACAAAACTTGGACTCCAGGAAATATTGTTTCTGGTCAAGCTGCAACAGAAGATCAATTGAAAGTTGTAGATAGCAAAATCGATAAGAACACTGAAGACTTGACTAAGAAGGGCTTGAACTTCCAAGCTGATTCTGGCGAAGTAATCCATAAAGATCTTGGTCAAACATTGGATGTTGTAGGTGGCATTACTGATAAAGCTAAATTGTCTGACAACAATATCGGTGTTGTATCCGAAAACGGTAAGTTGAATGTTAAACTTGCAAAAGATTTAACAGGCTTGAATAGCGTAACAACTGGTCAAACAACTATTAACAATAATGGTTTGACAATTGGCGGTAATACATTTGTTACAAACAATGGCTTCAATGCAAACAATACACAAATCAAAAACGTTAAAGCTGGTACAGAAGATAGCGATGCTGTTAACCTTAAACAATTGAACGAAGTAAAAGCTGCGTCCGATACTAAGGTAAAAGGTAGCAAGAACATTCATGTTGAAGAAGAAATCAACGATCTTACAAAAGCTAAAACATACACTGTAAACTTGAAAGACACAGTGACATTGGGCTCTGGCAATACATCAGTTCATTTCGATGGTACAACAGGTATCATTAGAGCTGGCGAAGGTGCTAATGCTGTAAATATCAATGGTACAAACGGTACAATCAACTCCGGTAAGGTAACTATCAATGGTGGTTCTGGTACTGTTAATGATTTGACTAACAGAACTTGGGATCCTAATAAGATCACTAACGGTCAAGCTGCAACAGAAGATCAATTGAAAGTTGTAGACAACAAAATTGATAAAAATACTGAAGACTTGACTAAGAAAGGCTTGAACTTCAAAGGCGACTCTGGAGATAAAATTCATAAAGATCTTGGCGATACATTGAATATTACTGGTGGCGAAGCTGATGCTTCTAAACTTTCAAATGGTAACATTGGCGTAGTTAATGAAAACGGCAACTTGAACGTTAAACTCGCTAAGAACCTTAAAGGTCTTGATTCCGTAACTGTTGGTTCCGATCCAAACAAACAAGTTGTTCTTGATGATAAGGGCGTATCTGTAGGCGGTAAAACATACATTTCTAACGAAGGCTTAAACGCAAATAATCAAAAGATTACTAACGTGGCAGCTGGTGTAAATGATACAGATGCAGTTAACGTTCAACAGTTAAAGAGCAGCATGGCGGCGGCAACTACAACAGTGAAAGCTGGTGATAGCGGCAATACAACTGTAACATCTACAACAAATGCGGATAAGTCCAAAACATACACTGTAGATATCAAAAAAGACTTGAACCTACGTAGTGTAACTACAACTACTGACGATCAACAACACTCTACTGTAACAAATGGTGTAGGTGTTACAAGCACTGATACATTAGGTAATACGACTGCTCTTACTGCAGGTAATGTGAAAGTATCCGATAATCAAAATAATACAACTCAAACAACAGCTAAAGGTGTACTTGTAGATAATCCAACTAAGGCCACTGAATTGACTGCTGATGGTGTTGTAACTACTGATAAACGGACTAAGAGCACAAGAACAACTGCAGATGGCATGGTAGTAACATCCGGCATGGGTGGTACTAAAGTAACTACTACTGTTAGCAGCAACGGTGTTGCAATTACTACTCCTCCAGCAGGTCAAGGTTCCCCTAAAGATGGTACTGGTGCAGTAACATTGACTAAGGACGGCTTGAATAATGGTGGTAATAAAGTTGTTAACATGGCAAGCGGTTATGGCGAAGGCGAAGATATCAACAATATTGCTGATAATAGCAGCAGCTTAACAAATGGTGCTAACATCGGTGACTTGAAGAAAGGTATCGACGGCCTTAAGAAAGCTGGCTTAGACTTTGCAGGTGATAAAGGCGAATTCCATCGTGACCTAGGTCAAAAAGTGACTGTTAAAGGTGGCGTTACTGATGAAAGCAAACTTTCCACTGCAAACAATATCGGTGTTATTTCCGATAACAACGGCAGCTTGAATGTTCGTTTGGCAAAAGATATTACTGGTATTAACTCCATTACAACTATGGATAACTCCGGTCATACAACTGTGACAAATGGTAACGGTATCACAATTAAGAATAATGGTGGTGGCAGCGTATCCTTAACAAGCTCTGGTTTGAACAACGGCGGTAATAAGATTACTAACGTGGCTCCAGGCGAAATTAGCTCTACTTCTACTGATGCTGTTAATGGTTCCCAACTTAATCGTGTTGCAAACAGCATGAATAATGTTGTAAACGAAGTTCGTCAAGTTGGTGCGATGTCCTCCGCGTTGTCCGCATTGAAACCTATGGCTTATGACCCTTACGAACCTACTCAAATCATGGCAGGTTACGGTAACTACCGTGGCGACTCCGCATTGGCATTAGGTGTGGCTCATTATAAAAATGAATCCATGATGTTACATGCTGGTGTAGCTTGGGCAGGCAGCAATAGCCATATGATGGCAAATGCTGGTGTAACTTGGAAAGTAGGTAACAGAGACGGCGAAGCAGAAACTGCAGATCGTTATCGTAAAGGACCTATCAGTTCTACATATGCAATGCAACGTGAACTTGCTGCAATGAAAGCTGAAAATCAAGGATTAAAAGGTGAAGTAGCTGATTTGAAAGCTGAAAATGAACAAATGAAAGCTAATATTGCTGCAATGATGGCAAGACTAGGTTTATAATACGTTCATGCTGAACATTACGGGTTGAGGATTCCCTTTTGGGGGTCCTCTCACCCGATTTAATTCGTTGATAGAAAAGAGGAATATATAATGAAAAAATCCACTTTGCTTGCTTTCACAGCGGCAGTATTATTCGGCAGTGGCGTATTCCATGTTAATGCGGCATCTGCTACATTTGATGATCCATTGCTTTTACCAAATCCAGCTAAAGTGCCTACAACAGGTTCTGTTGTCTTGGTTCCTGTGGCTAGCCCTCAGGCTGTGCAAGGTATCCATGAATTTGTGAAAGCATGGGAAAATGCGGAAAAACATATTGCTTTAGCTGAAAGCAAAAAGAATAATCATCAAGCGTTAACTAAAGAAGAAGCTAAATGGTTACATTCTAAAGATAAGCATAATTATGCTGATTATTTCCGTAAACATTCTTTAGGTTATGTACATGGCCAAGAAACTGCATTGAACTGGAATGGTGAAAACCGTAATAAAAACGAGTATAGCTATTACACATTCCCTAAATATGATAAGGACCAAGGTTACACAAATAGCTATGGTTACAATGTATTGCGCAGCATGGTTGATCGCATGAATGAATTGCTTCAAAAACAAAAGGCCGTTGGCGGTCCTTTGACTGATGAAGAAGCACAAGCATTGGAAGATGCTATGCTTGATATCATGGCTCAAGATCAAGAACATGTATCTAATGAAGAATTGCGTTATTACATGAACGAAGCAGTTTGGTTTGCTACAAAACAAACTGTAAAAAATATGTCTGCAGAAGAACCTTCTGTTGGAGACATGCACGAAATTAACCTTCGTGAAGCGATTCAGACAGATAACTAATCATCTAATACATATATAATCACATTATATGTATAGCTTTTGTTATAAGGAATGTGCAGTTGCAATAACCTTATATATAAAAGTTTTTAATATACAGTGTTGAGACACAAATAAGGGATTCTATAAACACACTGTCATATAGACAAGAAGCCGCAACAGAATGCAATAGATGTATTCTTGTTGCGGCTTCTTTTTATTTTAAATTCTCCCTATATGATATGTTTGAAAAAGTGATATAACTTAAGTTTTGAATCTGTAAAATTAGTTTGTAAAACTGTACAAAAATAATGGTAAAATTTTCCTGAAATTTGTCGTAAAATTTGTCCAAATTTTGTTGACATCAGTATATGGAAATGTTATTATATTCAAGTACCCCATATGAAGGGGCACAGATCTTTGAAAACTGAACAATGATAGGTAATCAATCATAATGATTGAACATATGCCAGAGTGCGGGTTTTGACACAGTCAAAACCAACCATAATTCAAAGTTACTTCAATGTAACGACAACAAATAATGAGCTATTCAAATAGCTTCAAGATATCTTGGAGAGTTTGATCCTGGCTCAGGACGAACGCTGGCGGCGTGCTTAACACATGCAAGTCGAACGAAGAGCGATGGAAGCTTGCTTCTATCAATCTTAGTGGCGAACGGGTGAGTAACGCGTAATCAACCTGCCCTTCAGAGGGGGACAACAGTTGGAAACGACTGCTAATACCGCATACGATCTAACCTCGGCATCGAGGAAAGATGAAAGGTGGCCTCTATTTATAAGCTATCACTGAAGGAGGGGATTGCGTCTGATTAGCTAGTTGGAGGGGTAACGGCCCACCAAGGCGATGATCAGTAGCCGGTCTGAGAGGATGAACGGCCACATTGGGACTGAGACACGGCCCAGACTCCTACGGGAGGCAGCAGTGGGGAATCTTCCGCAATGGACGAAAGTCTGACGGAGCAACGCCGCGTGAGTGATGACGGCCTTCGGGTTGTAAAGCTCTGTTAATCGGGACGAAAGGCCTTCTTGCGAACAGTTAGAAGGATTGACGGTACCGGAATAGAAAGCCACGGCTAACTACGTGCCAGCAGCCGCGGTAATACGTAGGTGGCAAGCGTTGTCCGGAATTATTGGGCGTAAAGCGCGCGCAGGCGGATCAGTCAGTCTGTCTTAAAAGTTCGGGGCTTAACCCCGTGATGGGATGGAAACTGCTGATCTAGAGTATCGGAGAGGAAAGTGGAATTCCTAGTGTAGCGGTGAAATGCGTAGATATTAGGAAGAACACCAGTGGCGAAGGCGACTTTCTGGACGAAAACTGACGCTGAGGCGCGAAAGCCAGGGGAGCGAACGGGATTAGATACCCCGGTAGTCCTGGCCGTAAACGATGGGTACTAGGTGTAGGAGGTATCGACCCCTTCTGTGCCGGAGTTAACGCAATAAGTACCCCGCCTGGGGAGTACGACCGCAAGGTTGAAACTCAAAGGAATTGACGGGGGCCCGCACAAGCGGTGGAGTATGTGGTTTAATTCGACGCAACGCGAAGAACCTTACCAGGTCTTGACATTGATGGACAGAACCAGAGATGGTTCCTCTTCTTCGGAAGCCAGAAAACAGGTGGTGCACGGTTGTCGTCAGCTCGTGTCGTGAGATGTTGGGTTAAGTCCCGCAACGAGCGCAACCCCTATCTTATGTTGCCAGCACTTTGGGTGGGAACTCATGAGAGACTGCCGCAGACAATGCGGAGGAAGGCGGGGATGACGTCAAATCATCATGCCCCTTATGACCTGGGCTACACACGTACTACAATGGGAGTTAATAGACGGAAGCGAGATCGCGAGATGGAGCAAACCCGAGAAACACTCTCTCAGTTCGGATCGTAGGCTGCAACTCGCCTACGTGAAGTCGGAATCGCTAGTAATCGCAGGTCAGCATACTGCGGTGAATACGTTCCCGGGCCTTGTACACACCGCCCGTCACACCACGAAAGTCGGAAGTGCCCAAAGCCGGTGGGGTAACCTTCGGGAGCCAGCCGTCTAAGGTAAAGTCGATGATTGGGGTGAAGTCGTAACAAGGTAGCCGTATCGGAAGGTGCGGCTGGATCACCTCCTTTCTAGGGAGACATACACCGAGCCAAGAGCTTGGATGTCACTTAGGTCGACACTTTGGCGAGTAAGTAGACGTAGCATAAGCGCTAGCTGTACTTACATACTTATCATTGTTTGGTTTTGAGAGATCTGTAAAGACTCTCAGATGGTTTAATACCATTTACAATTTAATAGATTTCGATGGCTATCTAGGCGCATGAGATGAACGACGTCGCCGCGTAATGGTAATTACGCAAGACAAGTGAAGCGAATGCAACGACGATAGACGCGAAATATATGAATTGTTTGTTCTTTGAAAACTGCATAGAAGATAATTATATATATTTGTAAGGTCATCTCTTAGAATTTCTAAGTAGGTTGACCCGAGCACATAGGAAATAATTCTCTGACTTAATGGTGACGTACATGTAAAATGTACGGCTACAAAAAACGACAATGTATCTAATGCATGTCAATATTATCTCTCATGTATTCAATCATGAGATTTTCGTTAGCATTTGATGCATATCTAGGAGCCTGAGCGAGATGAAGCCGCCGCGTACTATTGTACGTAAGGCAAAATCGAGCGTGAGGCGACGACGATAGGCGCAAATGATAACGCAAAATAAGTAAAGATAATAAGGGCGTACGGTGGATGCCTTGGCGATATCAGCCGAAGAAGGACGCGGTAAGCTGCGATAAGCTACGGAGAGGTGCAAGCAACCTGTGACCCGTAGATATCCGAATGGGGGAACCCGGCAGTGGTTATGCACTGTCACCCATAGCATAGACTATGAGGAGGGCACCCGGGGAACTGAAACATCTAATTACCCGGAGGAACAGTAATCAAACGAGATTTTCTTAGTAGCGGCGAGCGAACGGGAAAGAGGCCAAACCGGAGCGGGCAACCGCACCGGGGTTGAGGACAGTCATCAAATGTAAATGAGGTAGAAGAATGGAGCTGGAAAGCTCAGCCGCAGAAGGTGAAAGCCCTGTAATCGAAACCTTGCATACATGGGACTGTATCCAGAGTACCACGAGACACGTGAAACCTTGTGGGAAGCAGGGGGGACCACCCTCCAAGCCAAAATACTGATATCGACCGATAGCGCATAGTACCGTGAGGGAAAGGTGAAAAGAACCCCTGGCGGGGAGTGAAAGAGAACCTGAAACCGTATGTCTACAAACAGTCGAAGTCTGTATATATATCAGGACGACGGCGTGCCTATTGAAGAATGAACCGACGAGTTACTGTTGCTAGCGAGGTTAAGTGGAAAACATGGAGCCGCAGCGAAAGCGAGTCTGAACAGGGCGTTCAGTTAGTAATAGTAGACCCGAAACCGTAGTGATCTATCCATGGCCAGGTTGAAGCACAGGTAAAATTGTGTGGAGGACCGAACTCGTGAGCGTTGAAAAGCTTTGGGATGAGTTGTGGATAGGGGTGAAATGCCAATCGAACACGGAGATAGCTGGTTCTCCCCGAAATAGCTTTAGGGCTAGCCTCGAGGTAGAGAGTATAGGCGGTAGAGCACTGATCGGGCTAGGGGCCATACCGGTTACCGAACCTAGTCAAACTACGAATGGCTATACTTATACTCGGGAGTCAGACAGTGAATGATAAGGTCCATTGTCAAGAGGGAAACAGCCCAGAACACCGACTAAGGTCCCCAATGTTACACTAAGTGGCGAAGGATGTGGAATTTCCAAAACAACCAGGATGTTGGCTTAGAAGCAGCCACCATTTAAAGAGTGCGTAATAGCTCACTGGTCGAGAGACTCTGCGCCGAAAATGTCCGGGGCTAAAGTGTAAAACCGAAGTCGTGTCATATGCAGCAATGTATATGGGTAGGGGAGCGTTCTCATCGGGCTGAAGCAGTACCGTAAGGAGTTGTGGACTGATGAGAAGTGAGAATGTCGGTATGAGTAGCGAAAAGAATGGTGAGAATCCATTCCACCGAAAGCCTAAGGGTTCCTGAGCAACGATCGTCGTCTCAGGGTAAGTCGGGACCTAAGCCGAGGCGGAAAAGCGTAGGCGATGGACAACAGGTTGAAATTCCTGTACCGGTGTGAATCGTTTGATCGATGGAGTGACACAGTAAGGTAGGTCAGCACGCGATTGGAAGAGCGTGTTTAAGCAGGTAGGTTGAGCTATAGGCAAATCCGTAGCTCTAAAAGCTGAGATGTGATGACGAGTGACTAGCAATAGTCGCGAAGTGATTGATCCTACACTGTCGAGAAAAGCTTCTAGGTAGAGACACATCGCCCGTACCAAAACCGACACAGGTAGGCGGGGAGAGAATCCTAAGGTGCGCGGGAAAACCCTCGTTAAGGAACTCGGCAAAATGCCTCCGTAACTTCGGGAAAAGGAGGACTCATGTAGTGTGAAGAGCAGCAACGCTTGGAGCATGAATGAGTGGCACAAGAGAGGCGCAAGCGACTGTTTACCACAAACACAGGTGCCTGCTAAAGCGAAAGCTGATGTATAGGTGCTGACACCTGCCCGGTGCTGGAAGGTTAAGAGGAGGGGTTAGACTTCGGTCGAAGCTCTGAATTGAAGCCCCAGTAAACGG
This window contains:
- a CDS encoding ESPR-type extended signal peptide-containing protein; its protein translation is MNRIYRVIWSQVRGAYVVVSEIAKSHTRGSKSFVSNSAKASVKVGLAAMVLTCGSGLASAYTADRGLSISPGPKDDRGLTWLKPDEGAPNIQMYDYKTPGNKGNGHLYTNDKVFGIQIGNNASARSNDGSVSGIAIGDYSQSRALGIGLGHYAQSEQIGAIAVGSAAKAKGFNSLAMMRQAYAGEQYAAAIGTAASAQGKASLAMGHSALATGNQSIAIGSANPDPLTDAKGTPYTAYDEKTNTQANADRAIAIGQGAKSNTDDSIAMGTGANVVAGKNYKGENFTHGIAIGSNALSQGIQGVAIGNRAAHYRDNAVAIGNNAKTYAVDGVSIGNNAEAGIQNDPQYKVNNSVAVGNSARAHGGSGVALGNDTYALGGSSVAAGNAAWALGERSTAIGNNAHSEGYGSIAMGREASALSTQDGDKKNVVAIGDDAQATGSRSIALGVSAQAGTLERVRDSRVYKDNDQLITQLKAKKEVTDAVAIGSEASVQENEGLALGSKATVNNVRGVALGANSATAAPVSTASETINGLKYNYAGDTADSTVSVGNTSTKRTITNVAAGRVNAQSTDAINGSQLYGVANAVGNVANSTKNILGGNAKVDQNGTITMTNIGDTGKNTVHEAIKSANSGWELQVNGQKVKDVKAPNRTVNFNAGNNIKLEGAGDNVTVATVDDANFNSVTTGKVSMSRTGINAGGYQITNVQSGGDTLTNAANIGDISRIAAKYDKYLQRGAATYEANGNGKINMTGTNGLTAEVTGLKNTYVTSGTVSNDGKRLTLTRNDNQTFDVDISKISNGLSKTDYRLIANPAAGSNGEYKVAADGSMTLTVADADGSNPRQVKLTNLASKEQQDINTTNITNNTNKIAKGLSFRGDDNVKINKQLGDTLGVTGGANTGALTDNNIGVVAKDGNLNVKLAKDLTGLNSVTAGSVRVGKHSDNKNYVTGLDNKEWNVQNPTITSGRAATEDQLKKVSDEIKTTNAAKTDYRLINNTNSADGSYSVENNKVDLKVKDEAHPNNPANTVTINNIASKTELDKLTERAVKYDLNGTTINKNKVTLEGQGGTTITNLKAGEVSSTSTDAVNGSQLHDVKIEAGKHSKVTVSDDNLKLTTTPATSTEGAKYDLRLNNKVTLGSGNNQVVLDGTAGRVTAGAVVMGSQTVQNTKHASETGNYVTNLSNKNWDSTSIVSGRAATEDQLKKVSEQITQQGSSATDYRLVRNSSADGSYKVNDNGEVSLTVEDKNHAGVKEQVTINNIASKSSVDKLTDRAVKYDINNGVVDKTKVTLEGADGTTITNVKDGAVTATSKDAINGSQLFKTKEELINKGMKFGADSGNVINKKLGEQVNVKGGITDASKLTVEDNIGVVSDGSNDLKVRLAKDLKGLNSVTVGDTKVTSNGVTISNGATNNASVSLTKSGLDNGGNKITNVARGTIDSDAVNLAQLKEVSNSASAANTKVAEGKNIKVDESIDNVTKAKTYTVGLKDEVTLGSGNTAININGTTGIVKAGTGDNAVTINGTNGTINSGKVTINGTTGTVNELTNRTWNPKAITNGQAATEDQLKVVDNKIDTTKTEIVEKGLNFQGDAGTAIHKDLGQTLKISGGQADASKLSENNIGVVNNNGVLNVKLAKDLTGLNSVTTGATTINNNGLTIGGNTFVTSNGFNANDTQITNVKAGTEDNHAVNLKQLKEVSNNAAAAKTVVKAGKNINVTDSEDPLTKAKTYTVGLQDTVTLGSGNTAVNIDGTKGIVKAGEGNNAVTINGTNSTINAGNVSINGATGNINSGKVLVNGAKGTVNNLTNITWDADHITSGQAATEDQLKVVDKKITDNGSNLTKKGLNFKGDDATSIHKDLGETLDINGGISDASKLSNNNIGVVSENGKLNVKLAKELTGLTSVTTGATTINNEGLTIGGKKFVTANGFDANNTQIKNVKAGTDGNDAVNLNQLNEVKNASNTTVEGSENINVNSTVDPNTQAKTYKVALKDNVTLGSGNNAININGTTGIIKAGDGANAVTINGTNGTINSGKVTVNGATGTVNNLTNISWDPAHITSGQAATEDQLKVVDKKITDNSTDLTKKGLNFQADSGELIHKDLGQTLDVVGGITEKSKLSDNNIGVVSENGKLNVKLAKDLTGLNSVTTGQTTINNDGLTINNKQFVTANGFNANNTQIKNVTAGVEDNDAVNVKQLNDVKAASNTKVEGSKNINVDETVDNVTKAKTYTVALKDTVTLGSGNNAVNIDGTKGIVKAGDGANAVTINGVNSTINAGKVAIDGAIGNITSGKVLVNGANGTVNNLTNRTWDPNNITNGQAATEDQLKSVDQKVTDNSKKGLNFQADSGELIHKDLGQTLDVVGGVSDKAKLSDNNIGVVSENGKLNVKLAKDLTGLNSVTTGQTTINNDGLTINNKQFVTDNGFNANNTQIKNVTAGVEDNDAVNVKQLNDVKAASNTKVKGSKNIDVDEAVDPTTKAKTYTVALKDTVTLGSGNTAVNIDGTTGIVKAGNGANAVTINGVTGNINAGKVLVNGANGTVNNLTNKTWTPGNIVSGQAATEDQLKVVDSKIDKNTEDLTKKGLNFQADSGEVIHKDLGQTLDVVGGITDKAKLSDNNIGVVSENGKLNVKLAKDLTGLNSVTTGQTTINNNGLTIGGNTFVTNNGFNANNTQIKNVKAGTEDSDAVNLKQLNEVKAASDTKVKGSKNIHVEEEINDLTKAKTYTVNLKDTVTLGSGNTSVHFDGTTGIIRAGEGANAVNINGTNGTINSGKVTINGGSGTVNDLTNRTWDPNKITNGQAATEDQLKVVDNKIDKNTEDLTKKGLNFKGDSGDKIHKDLGDTLNITGGEADASKLSNGNIGVVNENGNLNVKLAKNLKGLDSVTVGSDPNKQVVLDDKGVSVGGKTYISNEGLNANNQKITNVAAGVNDTDAVNVQQLKSSMAAATTTVKAGDSGNTTVTSTTNADKSKTYTVDIKKDLNLRSVTTTTDDQQHSTVTNGVGVTSTDTLGNTTALTAGNVKVSDNQNNTTQTTAKGVLVDNPTKATELTADGVVTTDKRTKSTRTTADGMVVTSGMGGTKVTTTVSSNGVAITTPPAGQGSPKDGTGAVTLTKDGLNNGGNKVVNMASGYGEGEDINNIADNSSSLTNGANIGDLKKGIDGLKKAGLDFAGDKGEFHRDLGQKVTVKGGVTDESKLSTANNIGVISDNNGSLNVRLAKDITGINSITTMDNSGHTTVTNGNGITIKNNGGGSVSLTSSGLNNGGNKITNVAPGEISSTSTDAVNGSQLNRVANSMNNVVNEVRQVGAMSSALSALKPMAYDPYEPTQIMAGYGNYRGDSALALGVAHYKNESMMLHAGVAWAGSNSHMMANAGVTWKVGNRDGEAETADRYRKGPISSTYAMQRELAAMKAENQGLKGEVADLKAENEQMKANIAAMMARLGL